In Candidatus Nanosynbacter lyticus, one genomic interval encodes:
- a CDS encoding PKD domain-containing protein — protein sequence MNKFKKIGIAISLGIALFGGIWLASPSQAAGCNKFNVVYCGTNSMSELQSAYSRSEIKSLYSQWYITETMIQGGSNMREGVVDASGNITVDGRVVATNAVTVQSKAGTRQPTPQRTYSAAGYTYYQYTTGQSFVDGPKSYRIYAWFDDNGKFITGVIKDCGNPVWGPPTTPPAKPALTCDVLQVAEVSRNTFKFSTKATAKDGATITSYTYDFGDGNTQTTTSSEIQHTYAKAGNYKVTVTVNGKEAGEVKRQSPNCEKTITVKDEPKIQVCDLATKKYPVTIKESEFNEKKHSKNPNDCKEAPSKIKVCVIKTKEIREIKKEEFNELNHTTDMSKCQETPATPTPSPELPTTGAGDVIMSALGLGGLTAATIAYVVSRRQM from the coding sequence ATGAACAAATTTAAGAAAATCGGCATCGCTATTTCTCTGGGAATCGCTTTGTTCGGTGGAATTTGGCTAGCATCGCCTTCACAGGCTGCCGGCTGTAACAAATTTAATGTCGTTTACTGCGGCACCAATTCTATGTCAGAATTGCAATCGGCATATAGCCGTTCGGAGATTAAATCTCTATATAGCCAATGGTATATTACTGAAACCATGATTCAGGGTGGCTCAAACATGCGTGAAGGTGTGGTTGATGCAAGCGGTAATATTACAGTTGACGGTCGAGTTGTGGCTACAAACGCCGTAACCGTACAGTCTAAGGCTGGTACTCGTCAGCCTACCCCACAGCGTACATATAGCGCGGCTGGTTATACTTACTACCAGTACACAACTGGCCAGAGCTTTGTGGATGGCCCTAAGAGCTACCGAATCTATGCATGGTTTGATGACAATGGTAAGTTCATCACCGGTGTTATTAAGGATTGTGGTAACCCAGTTTGGGGTCCACCAACAACACCTCCAGCAAAGCCAGCGCTAACATGTGACGTCCTGCAAGTAGCTGAAGTTTCTCGTAACACGTTTAAGTTTAGTACAAAAGCAACCGCTAAAGACGGCGCAACTATCACCAGCTACACTTACGACTTCGGTGATGGTAATACTCAGACAACTACCTCATCTGAAATCCAACACACTTACGCAAAAGCTGGTAACTATAAAGTTACTGTTACGGTAAACGGCAAAGAGGCTGGTGAAGTTAAAAGGCAGAGCCCAAACTGCGAAAAGACTATCACGGTTAAAGACGAGCCTAAAATTCAAGTTTGTGATTTAGCAACAAAGAAATACCCAGTAACTATTAAAGAGTCTGAATTCAATGAGAAAAAGCACTCAAAGAATCCAAATGACTGTAAAGAGGCTCCTTCTAAGATTAAGGTGTGTGTGATTAAGACTAAAGAAATTCGTGAAATTAAGAAAGAAGAATTCAACGAGTTAAATCATACGACGGATATGAGTAAGTGTCAGGAAACTCCTGCCACTCCTACGCCTTCTCCAGAGTTGCCAACGACTGGTGCAGGCGACGTGATTATGTCAGCACTAGGCCTGGGTGGATTGACCGCAGCTACTATCGCTTATGTTGTTAGCCGCCGCCAAATGTAA
- the recR gene encoding recombination mediator RecR translates to MSTDILPKALTALIDDFGNLPGVGPRTAERYAYAVLRRDPKSAKQLARSLDRLHDHVKTCPKTFALIDASDDVSPLYADQGRNRQLVCVVEEPLDIIALERTKQFTGTYHVLGGVISPIDNIGPEQLHIPELIERIKTDDVQEIIIATNASVEGESTALFLQRYIQEAGLGTTITRLARGIPVGVDLEYADQITLTHALEGRKKL, encoded by the coding sequence ATGTCAACTGACATTTTACCCAAAGCCTTAACGGCTTTAATTGATGATTTTGGTAATTTACCCGGAGTAGGACCGCGGACAGCAGAGAGATACGCTTACGCGGTTTTACGCCGTGATCCTAAATCTGCTAAGCAGTTGGCGCGCTCACTGGATCGACTACATGACCACGTAAAAACTTGCCCAAAAACATTTGCGCTGATTGATGCTAGCGACGACGTTTCGCCACTATACGCAGACCAGGGCAGAAATAGACAGCTTGTTTGCGTAGTTGAAGAGCCGCTAGACATTATTGCGCTAGAGAGAACAAAACAATTTACCGGCACCTATCATGTACTAGGTGGCGTGATTTCGCCAATCGATAATATTGGACCGGAGCAACTGCATATTCCTGAGCTAATTGAGCGTATAAAAACCGACGACGTACAGGAAATTATTATCGCCACTAACGCCTCAGTCGAGGGTGAGTCTACTGCTTTGTTTTTACAGCGCTACATCCAGGAAGCTGGATTAGGTACTACAATTACTCGCTTGGCGCGCGGCATACCAGTCGGTGTTGACCTTGAATATGCAGATCAGATTACATTAACGCACGCCTTAGAAGGTCGGAAAAAACTATAA
- a CDS encoding YbaB/EbfC family nucleoid-associated protein — protein sequence MAFDQVKMLQQLRKAQKQLGKEIIEVEAGDGAVVVQISGELKIKSVKIDPEMVDLENIEELEHWIEIAVRDGMAKAQEVAAETMKPLMGGLGNLPF from the coding sequence ATGGCATTTGATCAAGTAAAAATGTTGCAACAGCTACGTAAAGCACAGAAACAATTAGGCAAGGAAATCATTGAAGTTGAGGCTGGTGATGGTGCGGTAGTGGTGCAAATTAGTGGCGAACTAAAAATCAAGTCAGTAAAAATTGACCCAGAAATGGTTGACTTAGAGAACATTGAAGAACTAGAGCACTGGATTGAAATTGCGGTTCGCGACGGTATGGCTAAGGCTCAGGAAGTTGCCGCTGAAACCATGAAGCCATTGATGGGCGGCCTAGGAAACTTGCCATTCTAA